DNA sequence from the Deinococcus depolymerans genome:
CTTAGACGGCCAGCACCTGGCGGCCGTCGTAGTAACCGCAGCTGGGGCAGATGTGGTGGCTGAGCTTCTTCGCGTGGCACTGGGGGCACTCGGTCAGGTTGGGCGCGACGAGGGCGTGGTGGCTGCGGCGCATGTCGCGCTTGCTCTTGCTGGTCTTCTTCTTGGGAACGGGGTGCTTGGCCATGATTTTTCTCCTGGGCCGCACGGCGTTTCTCGCCGGGGCGCGATTCTCTGCCCACAACGAACCCGGGCGAGACAACAGCGGGGAGTATAGCACAGACGCCCCGCACGCTGCCAATGCAACCGCGCGTCCGTCCCGCCCACTCCGGTACAGTTGACAGGTGCATGAACTGCAATGGACGCCCATCACGCTGGAAACCGGCCTGCGCATCCTGGACCTGATCGGGGTGGTGGCCTTCGCCATGTCGGGGGCGCTGCTGGGCGTGCGTAAACGCTTCGACCTGTTCGGGGTGCTGGTGCTGGGCTGCGTGACCGCCGTCGGTGGCGGCGCGATCCGCGACACCCTGACCGGACAGACGCCGCCGCTGTTCCTGCGCGACGAGACGTACCTGTGGGCGGCCCTGATCGGCTCGGCGCTGGCCTTCGCGTTCGGTGAGCGACTGGCACGCTTCGAACGGACCCTCAGCGTGTTCGACACGGCCGGACTGGCCCTGTTCGCGGGGTCCGGCGCGATCGGCGCGATCAACATCGGCCTGGGGCCGCTGGGCGTGGTGTTCGCCGGGATGCTGTCCGGCGTGGGCGGCGGCATCATCCGCGACCTGATCGCCAACGAGGTCCCGGAAATCATGTACCGCCGCGACCAGCTGTACGCCACCGCCGCCGCCGCCGGAGCGCTGACCGTGTGGCTGCTGCACGCGCACGCCACGCCGTTCCAGTCGCAGTTCGCGGGCGCGGCCGTGGTCGTCGCGCTGCGCTGGCTGTCGCGGCGCGGCTGGGTGAAACTCCCGGTGCGCCGCCTCCCCGGAAGCTGAACGGCCCCGCACGCAGGTAAGCCTTCCCACCGTTCGGCAGGGACCGCGACTGGTACAACGGCAGGCATGATCCATGACACCCGCGTGCAGGTCCTGCGGCCCGGCACGCCCCGCCGCCAGGGGTTCGTGCTGCTGTGGGTGCAGGCCAGCGTCCGCACCCGCGACAACCACGCCCTGGAATACGCCTTGCGCGAGGCCAACCGCCTGAACCTGCCCCTGGTCGCCGTGTTCGGCCTGACGCCCGGTTACCCCGAGGCGAACGCCCGCCACTACGCCTACCTGCTCGAGGGCCTGCGGGACCTGCGTGCCAACCTCGCCGCGCGGGACGTGCCGCTGCGCGTGACCCTGGGCAGCCCGCCCGAGGTGGCCCTGAACGCGGCGGGGGAGGGCGCGGCGCTCGTCGTGACCGACGTGGGCTACACCCGCCTGCAACGCGAGTGGCGCGGGTGGCTGGCCGACCGCCTGGATGTTCCGCTCGTGCAGGTGGAATCCGAGGCGGTCATTCCCGTGGGCGTGGTCAGCGGCAAGCAGGAGTACGCGGCGCGCACCATCCGCCCCAAGATCCACCGGCTGTGGCACGACCACCTCGTCCCACTCGACATCCACGACCTGAAACGCCGGGCGCGCGACTGGGACGGCGGCGAGGACGTCACCGACCCCACCCGCCTCCTGAAGACCCTCCCCATCGACCACAGCGTCCCCCCCGGCGAGGAGGAAGGCGGCGAGAACGCCGCGCACGACCTGCTCGAAGACTTCATCACCCGCAAACTCGACGGGTACGCCGCGCGGCGAAGCGACCCCACCGTGGACGGCAGCAGCCGCCTCAGCGCGCACCTGCACTACGGACACCTCTCCCCGCTGACCGCCGCGCTCGCCGCGCGCGAACACCCCGGCCCGGACACCGACGCCTTCCTGGAAGAACTGATCGTGCGGCGCGAACTCAGCTTCAACTACACCACCTACAACCCCCACTACGACCGCTACGCGGGCCTCCCCGCCTGGGCCCGTGCCACCCTGGAAGAACACGCCGGAGACCGCCGCGAGTACACCTACACCCGCGATCAGCTGGACGCCGCGCAGACGCACGACCCGTACTGGAACGCCGCGCAACGCCAGATGACCCGCACC
Encoded proteins:
- the rpmF gene encoding 50S ribosomal protein L32, with translation MAKHPVPKKKTSKSKRDMRRSHHALVAPNLTECPQCHAKKLSHHICPSCGYYDGRQVLAV
- a CDS encoding trimeric intracellular cation channel family protein; its protein translation is MHELQWTPITLETGLRILDLIGVVAFAMSGALLGVRKRFDLFGVLVLGCVTAVGGGAIRDTLTGQTPPLFLRDETYLWAALIGSALAFAFGERLARFERTLSVFDTAGLALFAGSGAIGAINIGLGPLGVVFAGMLSGVGGGIIRDLIANEVPEIMYRRDQLYATAAAAGALTVWLLHAHATPFQSQFAGAAVVVALRWLSRRGWVKLPVRRLPGS
- a CDS encoding deoxyribodipyrimidine photo-lyase, with the protein product MIHDTRVQVLRPGTPRRQGFVLLWVQASVRTRDNHALEYALREANRLNLPLVAVFGLTPGYPEANARHYAYLLEGLRDLRANLAARDVPLRVTLGSPPEVALNAAGEGAALVVTDVGYTRLQREWRGWLADRLDVPLVQVESEAVIPVGVVSGKQEYAARTIRPKIHRLWHDHLVPLDIHDLKRRARDWDGGEDVTDPTRLLKTLPIDHSVPPGEEEGGENAAHDLLEDFITRKLDGYAARRSDPTVDGSSRLSAHLHYGHLSPLTAALAAREHPGPDTDAFLEELIVRRELSFNYTTYNPHYDRYAGLPAWARATLEEHAGDRREYTYTRDQLDAAQTHDPYWNAAQRQMTRTGRMHNYMRMYWGKKVIEWTPTPQQAFDTLLWLNNRHEQDGRDPNSWVGVGWVFGLHDRPWTRRPIFGTVRYMNAGGLKRKFDIEKYARQWGEEGKSP